A single genomic interval of Prochlorococcus marinus XMU1406 harbors:
- a CDS encoding TenA family protein: MKITKRLWEDNYEIALQSLNTKFVQGLMNGSLPKNIFQEYLAQDYFFLETFAKAYGLAVSKSKDKYSIRKLSELLMGVSEELILHETYSKEWDIDLSNNYIKKATKNYTDFLDETSKRLSSVEIMFAMTPCMRLYSWIGKSLYKEDFDTKYKEWIITYSDESFEKLADSLENLIETNKETYDINQAKYLYRRAMELELNFFNAYSDF, from the coding sequence ATGAAAATAACAAAAAGACTTTGGGAGGATAATTATGAGATTGCTTTACAAAGTTTAAATACAAAATTTGTTCAAGGTTTAATGAATGGAAGTCTCCCTAAAAATATATTTCAAGAATATTTAGCTCAAGATTATTTCTTTTTAGAGACTTTTGCTAAGGCTTATGGTCTTGCTGTTTCCAAATCAAAAGATAAGTACTCAATAAGGAAGTTAAGTGAACTGTTAATGGGCGTTTCAGAGGAGTTAATACTTCATGAAACTTATTCAAAAGAATGGGATATTGATTTGTCTAATAACTATATAAAAAAAGCTACTAAAAATTATACAGATTTCCTTGATGAAACTTCCAAAAGACTTAGCTCCGTTGAAATAATGTTTGCAATGACTCCATGTATGCGACTTTATTCTTGGATAGGAAAAAGTTTGTATAAGGAGGATTTTGACACTAAATATAAAGAATGGATAATTACTTATTCTGATGAGAGCTTTGAAAAGCTAGCAGATTCACTTGAAAATCTTATTGAGACTAATAAAGAAACTTATGATATTAATCAGGCCAAATATTTATACAGGAGAGCTATGGAATTGGAGTTAAATTTTTTTAATGCATATTCAGATTTCTGA
- the thiD gene encoding bifunctional hydroxymethylpyrimidine kinase/phosphomethylpyrimidine kinase: MYSKIALSIGGSDSGGGAGIQADLRTFMALKVHGCSVITCITAQNSIEVTCVQPVENNTLLNQLDTLFADFGIDALKTGMLLNERIINDTASKLNTYKITKIIDPVMVTRTGSKLLEDSAVNAYKKLLLPIADLVTPNIYEANLISGLEIRSKEDIENSARKIIALGAKAVLIKGGGLKDMKGKDFFLDLNGRKEWLFNNFINTKNTHGSGCTLSAAICGYKALGFDLFDSIQKAKLFVEKSLDNSYKIGSGPGPLGHH, from the coding sequence ATGTATTCTAAAATTGCGCTTTCAATAGGCGGTAGTGACTCCGGGGGTGGAGCAGGCATACAGGCTGACTTGAGAACTTTCATGGCACTTAAAGTACATGGATGTTCTGTTATTACATGTATTACCGCACAAAATAGTATAGAGGTTACATGCGTTCAACCAGTAGAGAACAATACTTTATTAAATCAGTTAGATACTTTATTTGCTGATTTTGGTATTGATGCCTTAAAAACTGGAATGTTATTAAATGAAAGGATAATTAATGATACTGCTTCAAAATTAAATACATACAAAATAACCAAAATTATTGACCCAGTAATGGTTACAAGAACTGGTTCTAAATTACTGGAAGATTCTGCTGTTAATGCTTATAAAAAACTCTTATTACCAATTGCTGATTTGGTAACTCCTAATATTTATGAAGCAAATCTAATTTCTGGTCTAGAAATAAGGAGTAAAGAAGATATCGAAAATTCAGCAAGAAAAATTATTGCTCTTGGAGCTAAAGCGGTACTTATAAAAGGCGGCGGTTTAAAAGACATGAAAGGGAAGGATTTTTTTCTTGACTTAAATGGTAGAAAAGAGTGGCTATTTAATAATTTTATAAATACAAAAAATACCCACGGTAGCGGCTGTACTTTGAGTGCTGCTATTTGTGGTTACAAGGCTTTAGGTTTTGATCTATTTGATTCCATACAAAAAGCGAAATTATTTGTTGAGAAATCTTTAGACAATTCTTATAAAATAGGATCTGGCCCTGGTCCCTTAGGCCATCATTAA
- a CDS encoding cupin domain-containing protein has protein sequence MNPDKKNTEIIKQFNLSPHPEGGWFREIVRSENSLIREDGQNRNFITGIYYLLERDAKSAWHRVKNADEIWIYLRGDPLNLWCLDNDNKLIKNLILDSNNPVEMIPSGHWQAAKSKGEFTLVSCCVGPGFDFKDFELLRNTNHISRLDKAINDLI, from the coding sequence GTGAATCCTGATAAAAAAAACACAGAAATAATTAAACAATTTAATTTATCTCCTCATCCAGAGGGTGGATGGTTTAGAGAGATAGTAAGGAGTGAGAATTCTCTAATAAGGGAAGATGGCCAAAATAGAAACTTTATCACGGGAATTTATTATCTTTTGGAGAGAGATGCAAAAAGTGCTTGGCACAGAGTAAAAAATGCTGATGAAATTTGGATTTATCTAAGGGGCGACCCTCTGAATTTATGGTGCCTAGATAATGATAATAAGTTAATAAAAAATTTGATTTTAGATTCCAATAATCCAGTAGAAATGATCCCCTCTGGACATTGGCAAGCTGCAAAAAGTAAAGGCGAATTTACTTTAGTGAGTTGTTGTGTTGGCCCGGGCTTTGATTTTAAGGATTTTGAATTACTCAGAAATACTAATCATATTTCTAGATTAGATAAAGCAATTAATGATCTTATTTGA
- a CDS encoding DUF3764 family protein → MSLETTVFTFKISVPFEEWAAVYDSEENIQMNKERGIICLYKGVKKDDPTSVILIEQGEEGKSIAMFEDPAVKPLIESAGHIYDSTVIYSYF, encoded by the coding sequence ATGTCTCTTGAAACTACCGTTTTCACATTCAAAATTAGCGTCCCTTTTGAAGAATGGGCTGCGGTTTATGACAGCGAAGAAAATATACAAATGAATAAAGAGCGCGGAATTATTTGCTTATACAAAGGTGTAAAGAAAGATGATCCAACAAGTGTAATTCTTATTGAGCAGGGTGAAGAAGGTAAATCAATAGCTATGTTTGAAGATCCAGCAGTGAAACCATTAATTGAGAGTGCAGGTCATATTTACGATTCAACGGTTATATACAGTTATTTTTAA
- a CDS encoding ribose ABC transporter ATP-binding protein, which yields MPCDEIGNDDSIARALGVGACTWIFGINKDKEPAEALKISDTVLIALLKGNNLDLKSMLEKDGLIKTNIKKEATYRINFCREETKKAIPKLIKKLPEGVVLDEERIENLTRVFPLQYLSMFEQFSKYKQ from the coding sequence TTGCCTTGTGATGAAATTGGAAATGATGATTCTATTGCAAGAGCATTAGGAGTTGGTGCCTGTACCTGGATATTTGGAATAAATAAAGATAAAGAACCTGCGGAAGCTTTAAAAATTTCAGATACTGTTTTAATTGCTCTTTTGAAAGGAAATAATCTTGATTTAAAATCAATGCTTGAAAAAGATGGATTAATTAAAACGAATATCAAAAAAGAAGCTACTTATAGAATTAATTTCTGCAGAGAGGAAACAAAAAAAGCTATTCCAAAGTTAATTAAGAAATTACCAGAGGGTGTTGTATTGGATGAAGAGAGAATAGAAAATTTAACCAGAGTGTTTCCTCTGCAGTATTTAAGTATGTTTGAGCAATTTAGCAAATATAAGCAATGA
- a CDS encoding putative quinol monooxygenase, with the protein MIEIPITQARKSLFLCLVLDQIQHLCFLQNLKIKEDKVAEYLEIADMTDKAIEADEPGMLHHNFDQDSDDPLRCEWSEVYKNDDALLAHLANPALGVYLEAHAEIGTDLSVEFYGTVGDKVIEAMKGTGVPYKIF; encoded by the coding sequence ATGATAGAAATCCCCATCACTCAGGCTCGCAAGAGTCTTTTTTTATGTCTAGTTTTGGATCAGATACAACATTTATGCTTCTTGCAAAACTTAAAAATTAAGGAAGATAAGGTTGCAGAATACTTAGAAATTGCAGATATGACAGATAAAGCTATTGAAGCTGACGAACCAGGAATGCTCCATCATAATTTTGATCAAGATTCTGATGATCCTCTTCGTTGCGAATGGTCAGAAGTTTATAAAAATGATGATGCTTTACTAGCTCATTTAGCTAATCCAGCATTAGGTGTTTATCTTGAGGCTCATGCTGAAATAGGAACTGATTTATCTGTTGAATTTTACGGAACTGTGGGAGATAAAGTTATTGAAGCCATGAAGGGAACAGGAGTTCCATATAAGATCTTTTAA
- the aroQ gene encoding type II 3-dehydroquinate dehydratase translates to MNILLINGPNLNLLGTREPEIYGNKTLSDIEKDLTKVAQEKSINLECFQSNHEGEIVDKIQESVKSIQGILINAGAFTHTSISIRDALIGSKIPFVELHISNIFSREDFRKESFLTDKAIGIISGFGISSYSLALEGIIGYLSIKD, encoded by the coding sequence ATGAATATACTATTAATAAATGGACCAAATCTAAATCTTTTGGGCACTAGAGAACCTGAAATATATGGTAATAAAACATTGAGTGATATAGAAAAAGATTTAACTAAAGTTGCCCAAGAAAAAAGTATTAATCTTGAATGTTTTCAAAGTAATCACGAAGGAGAAATAGTAGATAAAATTCAGGAGTCTGTAAAAAGTATCCAAGGTATTCTTATAAATGCAGGCGCTTTTACTCATACCTCGATTTCTATTCGTGATGCTTTAATTGGATCAAAAATTCCTTTTGTAGAGTTACATATTTCAAATATTTTCAGTAGAGAAGATTTTCGTAAAGAATCTTTTCTTACAGATAAAGCTATAGGAATTATTAGTGGATTCGGCATATCAAGTTATTCCTTAGCTCTTGAAGGAATCATTGGATATTTGAGTATTAAAGATTAA
- a CDS encoding tRNA-(ms[2]io[6]A)-hydroxylase, which yields MLVDFTRPTSHIKYLSSLTSDEWIKLALSNPIDILIDHAHCERKAAGVAIQLMFRYPSEPNLAEVLSPIAREELEHFEKILYFLKDLGHSLESLKPPPYGAELAKNIRKEEPNRMLDSFLIAGLIEARSHERLSLLALNSEDKSFKSLYKSLLESEARHFGVYWKLAQTKFSKNQTFKRLEELSEIESAILAETFILPRVHS from the coding sequence ATGCTTGTCGATTTTACAAGGCCCACTTCTCATATTAAATATTTATCGTCATTGACCTCAGATGAGTGGATCAAACTCGCATTATCTAATCCAATAGATATTCTTATTGACCATGCTCATTGTGAAAGAAAAGCAGCAGGAGTAGCTATTCAATTGATGTTTAGATATCCATCAGAACCAAATCTGGCAGAAGTTCTAAGTCCAATAGCGAGAGAGGAATTAGAGCATTTTGAAAAAATACTTTATTTTTTAAAGGATCTTGGTCATTCTCTTGAGTCCTTAAAACCGCCTCCATATGGAGCTGAATTGGCCAAGAATATAAGAAAGGAGGAGCCCAATAGAATGCTTGATAGTTTCTTAATAGCAGGACTTATTGAAGCAAGAAGTCATGAAAGATTAAGCTTGCTTGCGCTGAATTCTGAAGATAAATCGTTTAAATCCCTTTATAAGTCTCTGCTAGAGAGTGAGGCAAGACATTTTGGAGTTTACTGGAAACTAGCGCAAACTAAATTCTCTAAAAATCAAACTTTCAAAAGGTTAGAGGAATTGTCTGAAATTGAGTCAGCAATACTAGCTGAAACTTTTATATTGCCAAGGGTACATAGCTAA
- the cobI gene encoding precorrin-2 C(20)-methyltransferase yields the protein MIINKFLSLLNRYKTDLPTFTIVGVGPGDPSLLTIAAVDAIKKAKVIVFPISADNKKSFAAEIVKKYTKFKKNIPIIFPMARKDFDPDEIWSDAVEKIVKFIQNGESVVLLCLGDTSLFASSSNILRLIKNNHAEIITKTIPGISSISAAAALNDFDLVKKGETLIIKECSSSESELTTLIRESKANKTVLAIMKVGKRWNLVREILKKEDIINTTLIALSVGMPDQIIQYASQYKKGFMPYFSLILIRFD from the coding sequence ATGATAATTAACAAATTCTTAAGTTTACTTAATCGATATAAAACTGATTTACCAACATTCACCATAGTTGGTGTAGGCCCTGGAGATCCATCGCTTTTAACAATTGCTGCTGTGGATGCAATAAAAAAAGCGAAAGTTATAGTTTTCCCAATATCAGCTGATAATAAAAAAAGTTTCGCTGCGGAAATAGTCAAGAAATACACCAAATTTAAAAAAAATATCCCTATCATCTTTCCAATGGCTAGGAAGGATTTTGATCCTGATGAAATATGGTCTGATGCTGTAGAAAAAATTGTTAAATTTATACAAAATGGCGAATCAGTTGTTTTACTTTGTCTTGGAGATACTTCACTATTTGCAAGTTCTTCTAATATTTTGAGGTTAATAAAAAATAATCATGCTGAAATTATTACCAAAACCATACCTGGTATTTCCTCTATTTCAGCAGCAGCAGCTTTGAATGATTTTGATTTAGTAAAAAAAGGCGAGACATTGATCATCAAAGAATGCTCTTCTTCAGAATCTGAATTAACAACCCTAATTAGGGAAAGTAAGGCAAATAAAACGGTATTGGCCATTATGAAAGTTGGCAAAAGATGGAATTTAGTCAGGGAAATTTTAAAAAAAGAGGATATCATCAATACAACATTAATAGCTTTAAGTGTTGGGATGCCTGATCAAATTATTCAATATGCATCACAATATAAAAAGGGATTTATGCCTTATTTTTCTTTGATTTTGATAAGGTTTGATTAA
- a CDS encoding DUF1823 family protein encodes MYKKEKLVENQFTWPICKDLLFLVLEDKVSDVFVCELVWERLFYTKELSINDWTFSALTPSYWSEKFEKAPQIISERPASVHLTRSIPKDYKQGLKNFLNFKGYKINELYPRRTRRATVVNWLIYWAIENDCFSKDNGLMPSPSSPPVNPVKGHFGDPEIK; translated from the coding sequence ATGTATAAAAAAGAAAAATTAGTTGAAAATCAATTTACATGGCCAATATGTAAGGATCTATTATTTCTTGTTCTCGAAGATAAGGTTAGTGATGTATTTGTTTGTGAATTAGTTTGGGAAAGACTTTTTTATACTAAAGAACTATCTATAAATGATTGGACCTTTAGCGCATTAACTCCTTCTTATTGGTCAGAAAAATTTGAAAAAGCTCCTCAAATTATTTCAGAGCGACCAGCCTCAGTACATTTGACTCGATCAATTCCAAAAGACTATAAACAGGGATTGAAAAATTTTCTTAATTTTAAAGGTTATAAGATTAATGAACTCTATCCAAGAAGAACTAGAAGAGCAACGGTAGTAAACTGGTTGATTTATTGGGCGATTGAAAATGATTGTTTTTCAAAAGATAATGGATTAATGCCAAGTCCTAGTTCACCACCTGTTAATCCAGTTAAAGGACATTTTGGCGATCCAGAAATTAAATAA
- the der gene encoding ribosome biogenesis GTPase Der translates to MILPTIAIIGRPNVGKSTLVNRFCQSNDAIVFDKPGVTRDRTYQNASWGGKEFQIVDTGGLVFDDDSEFLPEIRTQVFLALEEASLALLVVDGNQGVTDGDLSIAKWLRNSSCKTIVAVNKCESTTLGISLASEFWKLGLGEPNPVSAIHGSGTGDLLDLVIGELPENNIQDDEEKIMMSIIGRPNVGKSSLLNSICGEKRAIVSDISGTTTDSIDTLIKKGNNHWKIIDTAGIRRKKNVKYGTEFFGINRAFKSIDRSDVCLLVIDAIDGVTDQDQKLAGRIEEQGRACIIVVNKWDLVEKNSSTIYQVEKELRSKLYFLHWSKMIFISALTGQRVDNIFEHALNAVNQHRRRVTTSVVNEVLKESLSWKSPPTKRSGKQGRLYYGTQVKNKPPTFTLFVNDPKLFGITYRRYIEKQIRVNLGFEGTPLILLWRGKQQRALNKEVERENIELIQKD, encoded by the coding sequence TTGATTCTTCCTACAATAGCAATTATCGGAAGGCCGAATGTTGGTAAATCTACCTTAGTTAATCGTTTTTGCCAAAGTAATGATGCAATAGTATTTGATAAGCCTGGTGTTACAAGAGATAGAACTTATCAAAATGCTTCATGGGGAGGTAAGGAATTTCAAATAGTTGATACTGGAGGTTTAGTTTTTGACGATGATAGTGAATTTCTCCCAGAGATAAGGACCCAAGTTTTCTTGGCTCTAGAAGAGGCTTCACTCGCGTTACTGGTGGTAGATGGGAATCAAGGCGTTACTGATGGTGATTTATCAATAGCAAAATGGTTAAGAAACTCAAGCTGTAAAACAATTGTTGCTGTTAATAAATGCGAATCGACTACTCTAGGAATATCCCTAGCTTCAGAGTTCTGGAAATTAGGATTGGGCGAACCTAACCCTGTTTCGGCTATTCATGGTTCAGGTACTGGAGATCTTTTAGATCTCGTTATTGGCGAACTTCCTGAAAATAATATCCAGGATGATGAAGAAAAGATAATGATGTCCATTATTGGTAGACCTAATGTTGGTAAATCTAGTTTGTTAAATTCAATCTGTGGAGAAAAAAGAGCAATAGTTAGTGATATTAGTGGTACGACAACTGATTCAATAGATACGCTTATTAAAAAAGGTAATAATCATTGGAAAATTATTGATACTGCAGGGATTAGAAGAAAGAAAAATGTTAAATATGGCACTGAATTTTTTGGTATTAATAGGGCTTTTAAATCTATAGATAGAAGTGATGTTTGTCTTTTAGTTATAGATGCTATAGATGGAGTAACTGATCAAGATCAGAAGCTGGCTGGGCGCATAGAAGAACAAGGCAGAGCTTGTATAATTGTTGTTAATAAATGGGATCTTGTAGAAAAAAATAGTTCAACAATTTATCAAGTAGAAAAAGAACTTAGATCTAAACTTTATTTTTTACACTGGTCAAAAATGATTTTTATATCTGCATTAACAGGTCAAAGAGTTGATAATATTTTTGAGCATGCTCTTAATGCTGTAAATCAACATAGAAGAAGAGTTACAACATCTGTAGTTAATGAAGTACTTAAAGAATCACTCAGTTGGAAAAGTCCTCCAACGAAGAGAAGCGGCAAGCAAGGTAGGCTTTATTACGGTACTCAAGTAAAGAACAAACCTCCCACCTTTACTCTTTTTGTAAATGACCCTAAATTATTTGGAATAACTTATAGAAGATATATTGAAAAACAAATTAGAGTAAATTTAGGCTTTGAAGGCACACCCCTCATTTTACTTTGGAGAGGAAAACAGCAAAGAGCTTTAAATAAAGAAGTCGAAAGAGAAAATATTGAGTTAATTCAAAAAGATTAA
- a CDS encoding energy-coupling factor transporter transmembrane component T family protein, whose product MNLLTKFSVGQYVHGNRSWLRIIDSRLKIIIVMIFLITPIWAGPIWRLSLVGFLLLITFLSLLPSRVWWRSLFFLSFLSLLIGCISILASSDIQSLDGYLRNPNELQVVLESQKEWNILQIPSQKIWFINFGPYNLSRKAFELGIKTSTLIFTVIHSVNLMLLTTLQEDIVWGLSWFMYPLRKIGLPTSKWLFQLLIALRFIPLVQEELQNIIKSVSVRSINFRNLGLKKSFNILLILLERLFQNIFLRIDHGAESLLSKKKIIIKTNRFRTLYPSKSLNVIVNTLSICFICIAIFLRKLYGAL is encoded by the coding sequence ATGAATTTGCTAACCAAATTTTCTGTTGGTCAATACGTTCATGGTAATAGAAGTTGGCTAAGAATTATAGATAGTAGATTAAAAATAATTATCGTAATGATATTTTTAATCACTCCAATTTGGGCAGGTCCAATATGGAGATTGAGTTTAGTTGGTTTTTTACTATTAATTACTTTTTTAAGTTTATTGCCATCTAGAGTATGGTGGCGATCATTATTTTTTCTTTCATTTTTATCACTATTAATTGGCTGTATATCAATACTTGCCTCGTCTGATATTCAATCTCTTGATGGCTACTTAAGAAATCCCAATGAGTTGCAAGTAGTACTGGAAAGCCAAAAAGAATGGAATATTTTACAAATTCCTTCGCAGAAGATATGGTTTATTAATTTTGGTCCCTATAACTTATCAAGAAAAGCCTTTGAACTAGGAATAAAAACCTCCACTTTGATCTTTACCGTTATTCATAGTGTGAATTTGATGCTTTTAACCACATTGCAGGAAGACATTGTATGGGGATTAAGTTGGTTTATGTATCCATTAAGAAAGATTGGATTACCTACTAGTAAGTGGCTTTTTCAGTTATTAATTGCATTACGTTTTATTCCTCTAGTGCAGGAAGAACTTCAAAATATCATTAAATCAGTGTCAGTTAGATCAATAAACTTTCGAAATTTAGGATTAAAGAAATCTTTTAATATTTTATTAATCTTATTGGAAAGGTTATTTCAAAATATATTTCTGAGAATTGATCATGGAGCAGAATCATTACTCTCAAAGAAAAAAATTATTATAAAAACTAATAGATTTAGAACTCTTTATCCTTCAAAATCTCTCAATGTAATTGTTAATACATTATCGATTTGTTTTATTTGCATAGCAATTTTTCTTAGAAAACTGTATGGTGCATTATAA
- a CDS encoding PII-interacting protein PipX family protein: protein MSSERYLNHPTFGMLYQVSPGNDGRDIYATLYAQKMFFLVEVRQREVFFEVIPYLDARNQAELNLQKTRRKGSEELSKWENLFTQTFL, encoded by the coding sequence TTGAGTTCTGAGCGTTATTTAAACCATCCAACATTTGGTATGTTATACCAAGTTTCTCCTGGGAATGATGGGAGGGATATTTATGCGACTTTATACGCTCAAAAAATGTTTTTCTTGGTAGAAGTTCGACAGAGAGAAGTTTTTTTTGAAGTTATACCTTATTTAGATGCCCGAAATCAGGCCGAATTAAACCTTCAAAAAACTAGAAGAAAAGGATCTGAAGAACTATCTAAATGGGAAAATTTATTTACGCAAACTTTCTTATAA
- a CDS encoding YggS family pyridoxal phosphate-dependent enzyme, with product MNPANYLKIKNKIPSNVNILAVSKGFKSQEIKTIQNIGQNDFGESKVQEAFEKQLILKELKQINWHFIGRIQSNKIRKIVQNFKYIHSVDSFEKLQKIANISREEKKNPLIMLQVKFSDDPTKGGFNPEFLILKWREIQELKNISLTGLMTINPKGLSSKENSGLFKKCRALADSLQLPDCSMGMSGDWEEAIDAGSTWLRLGSLIFGGRS from the coding sequence GTGAACCCTGCAAATTATTTAAAAATAAAAAATAAAATACCATCAAATGTAAATATTCTTGCAGTAAGTAAAGGATTTAAAAGTCAAGAAATCAAGACCATTCAAAATATAGGTCAGAACGATTTTGGTGAAAGTAAGGTTCAAGAGGCTTTTGAAAAACAATTAATCTTAAAAGAACTTAAACAAATAAATTGGCACTTTATTGGAAGAATACAAAGTAATAAAATAAGAAAAATAGTTCAAAATTTTAAATATATTCATTCAGTAGATTCATTTGAAAAGTTGCAAAAGATTGCTAATATTTCACGTGAAGAGAAGAAAAATCCATTAATAATGTTGCAGGTTAAGTTCAGTGATGACCCTACTAAAGGAGGATTTAATCCTGAATTTTTAATATTGAAATGGAGAGAAATTCAAGAGTTGAAAAATATTTCATTAACCGGTTTGATGACTATCAATCCTAAAGGACTTAGCTCTAAAGAAAATTCAGGGTTGTTCAAAAAATGTCGTGCTCTCGCTGATTCACTGCAACTACCAGATTGTTCCATGGGGATGTCAGGTGATTGGGAGGAAGCTATTGATGCTGGATCAACTTGGTTAAGATTAGGATCATTGATTTTTGGAGGTAGATCTTAA
- a CDS encoding cell division protein SepF, with protein MSLISRLKAVVAGDEYLDDDFDELDYASEDELNDINNFKQNPKNANALANSNPFDFMNNNRSSKVVGMPGIANSSSEVSLMEPRSFDEMPQAIQALRERKTVILNLTMMDPDQAQRAVDFIAGGTYAIDGHQERVGESIFLFAPSCVNVTSSSPEEASPSSLPTENTPQYSLGKNTTPEPAWGNSKLSAYS; from the coding sequence GTGTCACTTATTTCTAGATTAAAGGCAGTTGTTGCCGGTGATGAGTATCTCGATGATGATTTTGATGAGTTGGATTATGCTTCAGAGGATGAATTAAATGATATTAATAATTTCAAACAAAATCCAAAGAATGCAAATGCCCTTGCAAATTCAAATCCATTCGATTTTATGAATAACAACAGATCATCAAAAGTAGTGGGTATGCCTGGGATCGCAAATTCATCCTCAGAAGTAAGCTTAATGGAACCAAGAAGTTTTGATGAGATGCCTCAAGCTATACAAGCACTAAGAGAGAGAAAAACCGTAATTCTCAATTTAACTATGATGGATCCTGATCAAGCTCAAAGAGCGGTTGATTTTATTGCTGGGGGCACATATGCAATTGATGGACATCAAGAAAGAGTCGGTGAAAGTATTTTTCTTTTTGCTCCAAGTTGTGTAAATGTAACTAGTTCATCACCAGAAGAAGCTTCTCCTTCTTCTTTGCCTACAGAAAACACACCACAATATAGTTTGGGCAAAAATACTACTCCTGAACCAGCGTGGGGTAATTCTAAATTAAGTGCTTATTCATGA
- the proC gene encoding pyrroline-5-carboxylate reductase — MTDKIAIIGFGNIASAIVTPLLDKKLIQPENVFCVVNSEKSLENIKKNYKHNINVYRSGSKESKIIWDCQYKLLSIKPQQFNDISEAHHIKNKENLIISILAGVSINRLTQKFPNHKCVRVVTNIPITIGKGLTGISWGEEITENQKKFTKKLFVNTSKIYEFTENYLDIFLALTSSGPAIIALIIEALSDGGLSGGLPKIISEELVMEMILGTICLIKENKLTTSELKNLVTSPGGTTISALRVLEKKSVRSALIESIVSASNRSKEFR, encoded by the coding sequence GTGACAGATAAAATTGCGATTATTGGTTTTGGAAATATTGCAAGTGCTATAGTTACCCCTCTATTAGATAAAAAATTAATTCAGCCAGAGAATGTTTTCTGTGTTGTCAATTCAGAAAAAAGTTTAGAAAATATAAAAAAAAATTATAAGCATAATATAAATGTTTATAGATCAGGTTCTAAAGAGTCAAAAATAATTTGGGATTGTCAATATAAACTTCTTTCCATAAAACCCCAACAATTTAATGATATAAGCGAGGCCCATCATATAAAAAACAAGGAAAATTTAATAATTTCAATTCTTGCAGGAGTTTCAATAAATAGACTTACTCAAAAGTTCCCTAATCATAAATGTGTGAGGGTGGTTACAAATATTCCAATAACTATTGGAAAAGGTTTAACTGGGATTTCTTGGGGAGAAGAAATTACGGAAAATCAGAAAAAATTTACAAAAAAATTATTTGTAAATACAAGTAAAATTTATGAATTTACTGAAAATTACCTTGATATTTTTTTAGCTTTAACTTCATCAGGTCCTGCAATTATTGCTTTAATTATAGAAGCATTAAGTGATGGAGGATTAAGCGGGGGATTGCCAAAAATAATTTCAGAGGAACTTGTTATGGAAATGATACTAGGGACTATTTGTCTAATAAAGGAAAATAAACTTACGACTTCTGAGCTTAAAAATTTAGTAACCTCTCCAGGTGGAACAACTATTTCTGCTTTAAGAGTTTTAGAAAAAAAAAGTGTAAGGTCAGCATTAATTGAATCAATAGTTTCAGCTAGTAATCGAAGTAAAGAGTTTCGTTAG